The following are encoded in a window of Ferribacterium limneticum genomic DNA:
- a CDS encoding WbuC family cupin fold metalloprotein, protein MTTLIDRALLDSLTVEAEQAPRRRKNRNFHPGDAYPAHRLLIAIEPGSYVAPHRHLDPDKDETLLVVRGRLGIVIFRGENAVDRSIVLQAGGEAIGIDIPHGVFHTVLALEPGTVFFEAKAGPYVPVAETERAPWAPAEGSPAAVDYLKELRELFI, encoded by the coding sequence GTGACGACGCTGATCGACCGGGCGCTGCTCGATAGCCTGACTGTCGAGGCGGAGCAGGCACCTCGACGGCGCAAAAATCGCAACTTTCATCCGGGGGATGCCTATCCAGCCCACCGTTTGCTGATTGCCATCGAGCCCGGATCGTATGTCGCTCCACACCGACACCTCGATCCCGACAAGGATGAGACGCTGCTTGTCGTCCGTGGGCGACTGGGAATTGTCATTTTTCGGGGCGAAAATGCCGTTGACCGTAGCATCGTGCTGCAGGCCGGCGGCGAGGCCATCGGTATCGACATTCCGCATGGCGTTTTCCATACAGTTCTCGCGCTGGAACCGGGCACCGTCTTCTTCGAGGCCAAGGCTGGCCCCTACGTGCCTGTCGCCGAAACCGAACGCGCCCCCTGGGCGCCCGCCGAGGGGTCACCTGCAGCCGTCGACTACCTGAAAGAGCTGCGAGAGCTGTTCATCTGA
- a CDS encoding PEP-CTERM sorting domain-containing protein, whose product MFNQLKPLAALIATALISTSALAATQTLDAGNYTISYDDAALGMFGIPTLTASGISFAPSGDHAFSVESFSGMKLASSTVAFTITADAGYTLSAFNLSENGTYLKFGDGSKVSLGGSLTVQDLVNTSSTVTKAVALSSPLSNSTTFEDLEASSWNASAGALLSTGKATVSITDKLGAWAFAESDGYASIAKSNVILDVNVTAVPEPQSFAMLLAGLGVVGAMVRRRRNGV is encoded by the coding sequence ATGTTCAATCAACTTAAACCGCTGGCCGCGTTAATCGCCACGGCCTTGATCTCAACCAGCGCGCTGGCTGCAACGCAGACGCTGGACGCCGGCAACTACACCATTAGCTACGATGATGCTGCCTTAGGCATGTTCGGCATTCCAACGCTTACCGCTTCGGGTATTTCCTTTGCTCCGAGTGGTGACCACGCATTTAGTGTGGAAAGCTTTTCTGGCATGAAGCTGGCCAGTTCTACTGTGGCCTTCACTATTACCGCTGATGCCGGGTATACCTTGAGCGCTTTCAATCTGAGCGAAAACGGTACTTACCTCAAGTTTGGTGATGGCTCCAAAGTGTCTCTGGGTGGCAGTTTGACGGTTCAGGATTTGGTAAATACGAGCTCCACCGTAACCAAGGCTGTTGCGCTGTCTTCCCCACTAAGCAATAGCACCACATTTGAAGATCTGGAAGCTTCATCATGGAATGCTTCGGCAGGCGCGCTGTTGTCTACCGGAAAAGCAACGGTGAGCATTACCGACAAGCTTGGTGCATGGGCGTTTGCAGAAAGCGATGGTTATGCCTCTATCGCCAAAAGCAACGTTATCCTTGATGTCAACGTGACGGCTGTTCCAGAACCTCAATCCTTTGCCATGCTGCTCGCCGGCTTGGGTGTGGTTGGCGCCATGGTTCGTCGCCGCCGGAATGGTGTCTGA
- a CDS encoding methyl-accepting chemotaxis protein: MGFFGNSRALEKIDRDIAAIADGSADLSYSVGHSGSDAAGRISGNINRFFSRVRGLISHARERSVSIAADAARMNSQVQQTDDAVRRQEALAANVFESSNLVNQAVSEVARNSDAIQASTKNNLDLAQRSLEQMETVASTMRSTNAHIDHFSATVAELHTNSMKIDQIVSLINDISDQTNLLALNAAIEAARAGEAGRGFAVVADEVRKLAEKVKTATQVIGQNTQSMINLVSDTSAKTQTIVGEVTRANGYIETSAADLTTMVADFKQTTEQLSSISAAIYNLRESNQTIHHEVEGIRDHSRDISGRMKQCLDSAKTLRESTEDLQCTLADFRTGNSMFDTLHDKCAGFRDNVTAVLQKLADRGVNVFDQAYKEIPGSNPKRYTTAYDSQCDGELTRMYDDLLRDVPGLTYSLSVDTNGYAPAHNGVFSNQPSGDPAVDLVKCRHKRMFNDPVGLKLAKNQKSSLFQTYVRDTGEILADLSMPILIGGRHWGAVRIGFKTDLVK, translated from the coding sequence ATGGGATTTTTTGGCAACAGCCGCGCTCTCGAGAAGATTGACCGCGACATCGCGGCGATCGCTGACGGTAGCGCTGACCTTTCGTACTCGGTAGGGCATTCCGGCAGTGATGCTGCCGGGCGTATTTCCGGCAACATCAACCGTTTTTTCAGCCGCGTCCGCGGCCTCATTTCGCATGCCCGCGAGCGCAGCGTCAGCATTGCCGCCGATGCCGCCCGAATGAACAGCCAGGTGCAACAGACCGATGATGCGGTGCGCCGCCAGGAAGCTCTGGCCGCTAATGTCTTCGAGTCGAGCAACCTGGTCAATCAGGCAGTCAGCGAAGTGGCGAGGAATTCGGACGCGATCCAGGCATCGACCAAGAACAACCTCGACCTCGCTCAGCGCTCGCTGGAGCAGATGGAAACCGTGGCGTCGACCATGCGGTCGACCAACGCACACATCGATCACTTCTCGGCAACGGTCGCCGAACTGCATACCAATTCGATGAAGATCGACCAGATCGTCTCGCTGATCAACGACATTTCGGACCAAACCAACCTGCTGGCCCTCAATGCCGCCATCGAGGCCGCCCGGGCTGGCGAAGCTGGCCGCGGTTTTGCCGTAGTCGCCGACGAAGTGCGAAAACTGGCGGAAAAGGTCAAGACGGCAACCCAGGTCATCGGCCAGAACACCCAGTCGATGATCAACCTGGTGTCTGACACCTCAGCCAAGACGCAGACCATCGTCGGCGAAGTGACGCGGGCCAACGGCTACATCGAAACCTCGGCGGCAGACCTGACGACCATGGTCGCCGACTTCAAGCAGACCACCGAGCAGTTGTCGTCCATCTCGGCGGCAATCTACAACCTGCGCGAGAGCAATCAGACGATCCACCACGAAGTCGAAGGCATCCGCGACCATTCGCGCGACATTTCCGGGCGCATGAAGCAATGCCTGGACAGCGCCAAAACCCTGCGCGAATCAACCGAAGACCTGCAATGCACGCTGGCCGATTTCCGTACCGGCAACAGCATGTTCGACACTCTGCACGACAAGTGCGCCGGCTTCCGCGACAACGTCACCGCCGTGCTGCAGAAGTTGGCCGACCGCGGCGTCAATGTCTTCGATCAGGCTTACAAGGAAATCCCCGGCTCCAACCCGAAGCGCTACACGACGGCCTACGACAGCCAGTGCGACGGGGAACTGACCCGCATGTACGATGACCTGTTACGCGACGTGCCCGGCCTGACCTATTCGCTCTCGGTCGATACCAACGGCTACGCACCAGCCCACAATGGCGTCTTTTCCAACCAGCCGAGCGGCGACCCGGCCGTAGACCTGGTCAAATGCCGGCACAAGCGGATGTTCAACGACCCGGTCGGCCTCAAGCTGGCCAAGAACCAGAAGTCCTCGCTGTTCCAGACCTACGTCCGCGACACCGGCGAAATCCTGGCCGACCTCTCGATGCCCATCCTGATCGGTGGCCGCCACTGGGGCGCCGTGCGCATCGGCTTCAAGACCGATCTGGTCAAATAG
- a CDS encoding response regulator, translated as MADSEYLSTRQAALRLGVSLGTVQNMVESGALEAWKTAGGHRRIPVASVDALLARRRNLTPSAQEYNGQIEVLVAEDDLTLQMLYQMTVDSWNLPIKLRIVANGFDGLLQVGQRVPDILIADLMMPGMDGFEMIRRLRANNDLARMDIIVVSAIDRDEILERGLPSDITIFGKPIPFHEIKGFILGRLASRQRST; from the coding sequence ATGGCCGATTCCGAATATCTCAGCACCCGGCAAGCAGCCCTCCGTCTGGGTGTTTCCTTGGGCACCGTTCAGAACATGGTTGAGAGCGGTGCACTCGAAGCGTGGAAGACCGCCGGCGGCCATCGCCGCATTCCGGTTGCCTCAGTTGACGCCCTGCTCGCCCGTCGGCGCAACCTGACGCCGAGCGCTCAGGAATACAACGGCCAGATCGAGGTCCTCGTCGCCGAGGACGACCTGACCCTGCAAATGCTCTACCAGATGACCGTCGATAGCTGGAATCTGCCGATCAAGCTGCGCATCGTCGCCAACGGCTTCGACGGCCTGCTGCAAGTCGGCCAACGCGTTCCCGATATCCTGATCGCCGACCTCATGATGCCGGGCATGGATGGGTTCGAAATGATCCGCCGCCTGCGTGCCAATAACGATCTGGCCCGCATGGACATCATCGTCGTCAGCGCCATCGACCGCGACGAGATTCTCGAGCGCGGCCTGCCGTCCGACATCACCATTTTCGGCAAGCCGATACCCTTCCATGAAATCAAGGGATTCATCCTCGGCCGCCTCGCTTCACGCCAGCGCAGCACCTAA
- a CDS encoding peroxiredoxin, translated as MAVLVGKQAPDFTATAVFGNNEIKELKLSSFKGKPVVLFFYPLDFTFVCPSELIAFDHRLEEFKQRGVEVIGVSIDSQFTHLAWKNTAIKDGGIGQVGYPLVADVKHDICRAYDVELEAAGVALRGSFLIDKTGVVMHQVVNMLPLGRNIDEMLRMVDALQFFEEHGEVCPAGWNKGKPGMTASTEGVAAYLAKNAKKL; from the coding sequence ATGGCCGTTCTCGTTGGCAAGCAAGCCCCGGATTTCACCGCCACCGCCGTATTTGGCAACAATGAAATCAAGGAACTGAAGCTGTCCTCCTTCAAGGGCAAGCCCGTTGTCCTGTTCTTCTACCCGCTCGATTTCACGTTTGTGTGCCCGTCCGAGCTGATCGCCTTCGATCACCGGCTGGAAGAGTTCAAGCAGCGCGGCGTCGAAGTCATCGGCGTTTCCATCGACTCCCAGTTCACCCACCTGGCCTGGAAGAACACCGCCATCAAGGACGGCGGCATCGGCCAGGTCGGCTACCCGCTGGTCGCCGACGTCAAGCACGACATCTGCCGCGCCTACGACGTTGAGCTTGAAGCTGCCGGCGTTGCCCTGCGCGGCTCCTTCCTGATCGACAAGACCGGTGTCGTCATGCACCAGGTCGTCAACATGCTGCCGCTCGGCCGCAACATCGACGAAATGCTGCGCATGGTCGATGCCCTGCAATTTTTCGAGGAGCACGGCGAAGTCTGCCCGGCTGGCTGGAACAAGGGCAAGCCCGGCATGACTGCGTCAACCGAAGGTGTTGCCGCCTACCTGGCCAAGAACGCCAAGAAACTGTAA
- a CDS encoding complex I subunit 4 family protein: MLKVLVFLPVAGAVLLAVLPVRRALPLWQVAMAFALGALGYSLWLAGQFDAAGPALQMFESRAWNRRLGSYFALGVDGISLAMVLLTALLSLIAVLMSRRMEAGARLYFVLVLLLESAMFGVFTARDWSLFYVFWEATLLPLFFLIDRLGGPNRQRAALNFFLYTLGGSVFMLVALLFLYDAAPGHSFAMADMAEGGRGLPLNTQLLIFAGFFIGFGVKMPVFPLHGWLPLAHVEAPSPVSILLSGVLLKMGAYGLIRAAETLPAALLATQDWLAIIAFISLLYGGILAWRQQDLKAMVAYSSISHMGVVLLGIATLNVTGLTGAVMQMVAHGLTAGLLFLIVGLLYQRTHSRDLADYGSLLGKAPRFAFFTAFGLLAAIGLPGSAGFIAELHALVGGYQRWGGWVLILCLAMLIGAAYSLRVIGRLCLKGKPMDLPDMTRTEAVAAGILAVCILGLGIWPAPLLDLIAGSVGQVARLFGT, translated from the coding sequence ATGCTGAAGGTGCTGGTTTTTCTGCCGGTGGCGGGGGCGGTCCTGCTGGCCGTTTTGCCGGTGCGTCGCGCTTTGCCGCTGTGGCAGGTGGCGATGGCTTTTGCGCTGGGGGCGCTGGGTTATTCGCTGTGGCTGGCCGGGCAGTTTGATGCGGCCGGGCCGGCGCTGCAGATGTTCGAGAGCCGGGCGTGGAATCGCCGGCTTGGTTCCTATTTTGCGCTTGGCGTCGATGGCATTTCCCTGGCCATGGTGCTGCTCACGGCGCTGCTCTCGCTGATCGCCGTGCTCATGTCGCGGCGTATGGAAGCGGGGGCGCGACTTTATTTCGTGCTGGTGCTGCTGCTTGAGTCGGCGATGTTCGGTGTCTTTACGGCGCGCGACTGGTCGCTGTTCTACGTCTTCTGGGAAGCGACGCTGCTCCCTCTGTTCTTCCTGATCGACCGGCTGGGCGGGCCGAACCGGCAGCGTGCGGCACTCAACTTCTTTCTGTACACGCTGGGCGGTTCGGTGTTCATGCTCGTCGCCCTGCTCTTTCTATATGACGCGGCGCCCGGCCACAGTTTTGCCATGGCCGACATGGCCGAGGGAGGGCGTGGCCTGCCGCTCAATACGCAATTGCTGATCTTTGCCGGCTTCTTCATCGGCTTCGGCGTCAAGATGCCGGTTTTTCCGCTGCACGGCTGGCTCCCGCTGGCCCACGTCGAGGCGCCCAGCCCTGTTTCCATCCTGCTCTCCGGCGTACTGCTCAAGATGGGCGCCTACGGGCTGATTCGCGCTGCCGAAACACTGCCTGCTGCGCTGCTGGCGACGCAGGACTGGCTGGCCATCATCGCTTTCATCAGCCTCCTTTACGGCGGCATCCTGGCCTGGCGGCAGCAGGATCTCAAAGCCATGGTCGCCTATTCGTCGATCTCGCACATGGGCGTCGTGCTGCTCGGCATCGCCACGCTCAACGTCACCGGCCTGACCGGCGCCGTCATGCAGATGGTGGCGCACGGGCTAACCGCCGGCCTGCTCTTTCTAATCGTCGGCCTGCTATATCAGCGCACGCACAGCCGCGACCTGGCCGATTACGGCTCACTGCTCGGCAAGGCGCCGCGCTTCGCCTTCTTCACGGCCTTCGGGCTGCTTGCCGCGATCGGCCTGCCGGGCAGCGCCGGCTTCATCGCCGAGTTGCACGCGCTGGTCGGCGGCTATCAGCGCTGGGGCGGCTGGGTGCTGATCCTCTGTCTCGCCATGCTCATCGGCGCGGCGTACAGCCTGCGTGTCATCGGTCGCCTGTGCCTGAAAGGCAAGCCCATGGACCTGCCCGACATGACGCGAACCGAAGCCGTGGCGGCCGGGATTCTGGCGGTGTGCATCCTCGGCCTCGGCATCTGGCCGGCGCCTTTGCTCGACCTGATCGCCGGCAGTGTCGGTCAGGTTGCCCGCCTGTTCGGGACATGA
- a CDS encoding DUF2309 domain-containing protein: MNAEHDLPIGERLAHWVEHLTHVLPAQAPIRDFVHHNTLHGFQHLPFAEALTAASALTGATTWWPEAKFRECLASGRISADDLNAALEDFGVADLDEPLIRALSRRDVLLASLLAGNEAPDASRLGWLQRETALADDFIFGHFFRLTVEVPAAAHAQPWQPLAQARWAELCGRVGKSWTWRSLLEHLSGEDVLERVRGILQRHLAAHLDLGVAAWRNPAQGEGFFAAWRASAGLDLAWEMDELPNVRDEILHLPDSPIDVLLEELPRLIADESLWPGYLQRLSLELPGWSGMFLWRSRNPGRGDGTPVAMLDYLAVRVLLERLLTDDLLRRLTGGPMQLAELPEHYAARPEEFLVRDARQQAWLPEELQGRTACLVDLARNGHVDVDEWRHLAEAIALAMRAAQADSAAWQLAALSRQLGLTLADLETLSREEVVALQTCAGSLASEQRSQIWLLAYERHYREQLFAALTANHPRQSAPAAPSAQVVMCMDDREEGTRRHLEEIAPDIVTYGAVGFFGVPIYWQGLDDAGRTALCPVVVRPTQLVRELGVAGAEIEEGQRAARRERRLHWRELFYQATRRRAVAGPILTALGSLPALTALTAVTLAPGWFAETARRWREQYDGRLPTRLQLTTEQQVEATPEQPQLGLTDAEQIKCVEDFLRMIGLTGNFAPLVLIFGHGSGSQNNPHLSAYDCGACSGKHGGPNARVFAAMANRPEVRAGLAEHGLSIPDTCWFIAAEHNTCDDGVEWYDLEAVPERFHAALDTLLAQIGEACRAHAAERCRRLASAPVRPTPWKARQHMLGRACDISQARPELGHATNAAAFIGRREMSRGLFLDRRVFLISYDPTGDDDGSIVEGILLAAGPVGAGIALEYYFSTVDNEHFGCGSKITHNITGLFGVMEGADSDLRTGLPWQMVEIHEPMRLLVVVEQTTERLTAILNRQPPLQELINKEWIVLAAKSPSTAAIELYCPRRGWLPWSGSAVLPQVAHSADWFAGELEALAPAIILGGLR, translated from the coding sequence ATGAACGCCGAACACGATCTGCCCATCGGCGAGCGCCTGGCCCACTGGGTCGAACATCTGACCCATGTGCTGCCGGCGCAGGCGCCGATTCGCGATTTCGTGCACCACAATACCCTGCACGGTTTCCAGCATCTGCCCTTCGCCGAAGCACTGACGGCGGCCAGTGCGCTGACCGGGGCGACGACCTGGTGGCCGGAAGCGAAATTTCGCGAGTGTCTGGCCAGCGGGCGCATCAGCGCTGACGACCTCAACGCCGCCCTCGAAGATTTCGGCGTTGCCGATCTCGACGAGCCGCTGATCCGCGCCCTGAGCCGGCGCGATGTCCTGCTCGCCAGCCTGCTCGCCGGCAACGAAGCGCCCGATGCCAGCCGGCTGGGCTGGCTGCAGCGTGAAACAGCGCTCGCCGACGATTTCATTTTTGGCCATTTTTTCCGGTTGACCGTGGAAGTGCCCGCCGCAGCCCATGCGCAGCCCTGGCAGCCGCTCGCCCAGGCCCGCTGGGCCGAACTCTGCGGCCGGGTCGGCAAATCCTGGACCTGGCGCAGCCTGCTTGAACACCTGAGCGGCGAGGATGTGCTCGAGCGCGTCCGTGGCATCCTGCAACGGCATCTGGCGGCGCATCTCGACCTCGGCGTCGCGGCCTGGCGCAATCCGGCGCAGGGGGAGGGCTTCTTCGCCGCCTGGCGGGCCAGCGCCGGACTCGATCTGGCCTGGGAAATGGACGAACTGCCCAATGTCCGCGACGAAATCCTGCACCTTCCCGACAGCCCGATCGACGTCCTGCTCGAAGAACTGCCGCGCCTGATCGCCGACGAAAGCCTGTGGCCCGGCTACCTGCAGCGCCTGAGCCTCGAGTTGCCCGGCTGGTCCGGCATGTTCCTCTGGCGCAGCCGCAATCCCGGCCGTGGCGACGGCACGCCGGTGGCCATGCTTGATTACCTCGCCGTGCGCGTCCTGCTCGAACGCCTGCTCACTGACGACCTGCTGCGCCGCCTGACCGGTGGGCCGATGCAACTGGCCGAGTTGCCCGAACACTACGCCGCCCGTCCCGAGGAATTCCTCGTTCGTGATGCCCGGCAGCAAGCCTGGCTGCCCGAAGAACTGCAAGGTCGCACTGCCTGCCTGGTCGATCTGGCGCGCAATGGGCATGTCGATGTCGACGAGTGGCGCCATCTGGCCGAAGCCATAGCCCTGGCCATGCGTGCCGCGCAGGCCGATAGCGCTGCCTGGCAACTGGCCGCGCTAAGCCGGCAACTCGGCCTGACGCTGGCTGACCTCGAAACCTTGAGCCGCGAAGAAGTCGTCGCCCTGCAAACTTGCGCCGGCAGCCTGGCCAGCGAGCAGCGCAGCCAGATCTGGCTGCTCGCTTACGAACGCCATTACCGCGAACAACTGTTCGCGGCACTGACTGCCAACCATCCGCGGCAGAGCGCGCCGGCCGCGCCATCGGCCCAGGTCGTCATGTGCATGGACGACCGCGAGGAGGGCACCCGCCGCCATCTCGAAGAAATCGCCCCGGACATCGTCACCTATGGCGCCGTCGGCTTCTTCGGCGTGCCGATCTACTGGCAGGGGCTGGACGATGCTGGCCGGACGGCACTCTGCCCGGTGGTCGTGCGGCCGACGCAACTCGTCCGCGAACTGGGCGTCGCCGGTGCCGAAATCGAAGAGGGCCAGCGCGCCGCCCGCCGCGAAAGACGCCTGCACTGGCGCGAACTTTTCTATCAGGCGACACGCCGACGCGCCGTGGCCGGCCCGATTCTGACCGCATTGGGCAGTCTGCCGGCGCTGACCGCGCTGACGGCGGTGACGCTGGCCCCCGGCTGGTTCGCCGAAACGGCGCGGCGCTGGCGCGAGCAATACGACGGCCGACTGCCGACCCGGCTCCAGCTGACCACCGAGCAACAAGTCGAGGCGACGCCCGAGCAGCCGCAACTTGGCCTGACCGACGCCGAGCAGATCAAGTGCGTCGAAGACTTCCTGCGCATGATTGGCCTGACCGGCAATTTCGCCCCGCTCGTCCTGATCTTCGGCCATGGCTCGGGCAGCCAGAACAATCCCCACCTCTCGGCCTACGACTGCGGTGCCTGTTCCGGCAAGCATGGCGGGCCGAATGCGCGGGTCTTCGCGGCCATGGCCAATCGCCCCGAGGTTCGCGCCGGGCTGGCCGAGCATGGCCTGTCGATTCCCGACACCTGCTGGTTCATCGCCGCCGAGCACAACACCTGCGACGACGGTGTCGAGTGGTACGACCTCGAAGCCGTGCCGGAGCGCTTCCATGCTGCGCTCGACACGCTGCTGGCCCAGATCGGCGAAGCCTGCCGGGCCCATGCGGCCGAGCGCTGCCGGCGCCTGGCCTCGGCGCCAGTGCGCCCGACGCCGTGGAAGGCACGCCAGCACATGCTCGGCCGGGCCTGCGACATTTCCCAGGCGCGGCCGGAACTGGGCCACGCCACCAACGCCGCAGCCTTCATTGGCCGGCGCGAAATGAGTCGCGGCCTCTTCCTCGACCGCCGCGTATTCCTGATTTCCTACGACCCGACGGGCGATGACGACGGCAGCATCGTCGAAGGCATCCTGCTCGCCGCCGGGCCGGTCGGCGCCGGCATCGCGCTTGAGTATTATTTCTCGACAGTCGACAACGAACATTTCGGCTGCGGCTCGAAAATCACCCACAACATCACCGGCCTGTTCGGTGTCATGGAAGGCGCCGATTCCGACCTGCGCACCGGCCTGCCCTGGCAGATGGTCGAAATCCACGAGCCGATGCGCCTGCTTGTTGTCGTCGAACAAACCACGGAGCGCCTGACCGCCATCCTCAATCGCCAGCCGCCGCTGCAGGAACTGATCAACAAGGAATGGATCGTTTTGGCCGCAAAATCCCCGTCGACCGCAGCAATCGAACTTTACTGCCCGCGCCGCGGCTGGCTGCCGTGGTCCGGCTCGGCAGTGCTGCCGCAGGTCGCGCATTCGGCCGACTGGTTTGCCGGTGAGTTGGAAGCGCTGGCGCCGGCCATCATTCTCGGAGGCCTTCGATGA
- a CDS encoding proton-conducting transporter transmembrane domain-containing protein, which yields MIPLLEILPNWIWLVPVLPLVAVVINAARVLLGTATGDAAEPLTARLSSLAAFGGLVLLLGIDALALIDAPPGHLRLAHWFGNGNWEATFSFMLDPLSLTLGTLTALIGWLVMRFSANYLHREAGFHRFFIALSFFLAGIQIVLLAGNGLLAFVGWEMCGVSSFLLIGYAWHRPVATGNALFAFVTNRGGDAGFLLALGLAATWLGGFEWTLLSKASQISVVNDRLLVIGFVIAALAKSAQLPFSAWITKALEGPTPSSAIFYGAVMVHAGVYLMLRLEPLLVQVPDVMFGLVVAGTLTAIYAWLCGLVQTDVKSALIFATLFQVSLMFVAIGLGWTTLALVHLCLHAGWRVWQFLVAPSWLVITRERPPPPPAWLRNNQLLYTAALQRFWLDKLADTLFVQPTASFSRDAHAFEEHFIDHAIGQPGQGKAVHADRPLVVADGLPGRLLAWASDVLQRIEYRLLLRGKGGTAEKLMHRAGAYLRTLENLLEQPRYLMMAVMATFVVIL from the coding sequence ATGATCCCGCTGCTCGAAATTCTCCCCAACTGGATCTGGCTCGTCCCCGTCCTGCCGCTGGTCGCCGTCGTCATCAACGCTGCCCGCGTCCTGCTCGGCACGGCCACCGGCGATGCCGCCGAGCCGCTGACCGCCAGGCTGTCGTCGCTCGCCGCCTTCGGCGGGCTGGTGCTGTTGCTGGGCATCGATGCTTTGGCACTGATCGACGCCCCGCCCGGCCACCTTCGCCTTGCCCACTGGTTCGGCAACGGCAACTGGGAGGCGACCTTCTCCTTCATGCTCGACCCGCTGTCGCTGACGCTGGGCACGCTGACGGCCCTGATCGGCTGGCTGGTCATGCGCTTCTCGGCCAACTACCTGCACCGCGAGGCCGGCTTCCACCGTTTCTTCATCGCCCTCAGTTTCTTCCTGGCCGGCATCCAGATCGTGCTGCTCGCCGGCAACGGCCTGCTTGCCTTCGTCGGCTGGGAGATGTGCGGTGTCTCGTCCTTCCTGCTCATCGGCTATGCCTGGCACCGGCCAGTGGCGACCGGCAATGCGCTGTTCGCCTTCGTCACCAATCGTGGCGGCGACGCCGGCTTTCTGCTCGCCCTCGGCCTTGCCGCCACCTGGCTGGGCGGTTTCGAGTGGACGCTGCTGTCGAAAGCCTCGCAGATCAGCGTCGTCAATGACCGGTTGCTGGTCATCGGTTTCGTTATCGCGGCGCTCGCCAAGTCGGCGCAACTGCCGTTCTCGGCGTGGATTACCAAGGCGCTGGAAGGGCCGACGCCGTCGTCAGCCATTTTCTACGGCGCGGTCATGGTCCACGCCGGCGTCTATTTGATGCTGCGCCTCGAACCGCTGCTCGTCCAGGTGCCGGACGTCATGTTCGGCCTCGTTGTCGCTGGCACGCTGACGGCGATCTACGCCTGGTTGTGCGGCCTGGTGCAGACCGACGTCAAGTCGGCGCTGATTTTTGCCACGCTCTTCCAGGTCTCGCTGATGTTCGTCGCCATCGGCCTCGGCTGGACGACGCTGGCCCTCGTCCACCTCTGCCTGCATGCCGGCTGGCGGGTCTGGCAGTTCCTCGTCGCGCCATCGTGGCTGGTCATCACCCGAGAGCGGCCGCCACCGCCGCCGGCCTGGCTACGCAACAATCAGTTGTTGTACACCGCCGCCCTGCAACGTTTCTGGCTCGACAAGCTGGCCGATACGCTGTTCGTCCAGCCGACGGCATCCTTCTCGCGCGATGCGCACGCCTTCGAGGAGCATTTCATCGACCACGCCATCGGCCAGCCGGGGCAGGGCAAGGCGGTCCATGCCGACCGCCCGCTGGTCGTCGCCGATGGTTTGCCGGGGCGCCTGCTGGCCTGGGCCTCGGATGTCCTGCAACGCATCGAATATCGCCTGCTGCTGCGCGGCAAGGGCGGCACCGCCGAAAAGCTCATGCACCGGGCCGGCGCCTACCTGCGGACGCTGGAAAATCTGCTTGAACAGCCGCGCTATCTGATGATGGCCGTGATGGCGACTTTCGTGGTGATCCTGTGA